In the Candidatus Palauibacter scopulicola genome, one interval contains:
- a CDS encoding HU family DNA-binding protein yields the protein MTKDDFAAKLASQAGLSKASARDVIDCIFSTDPGTGIIAGELDAGRDFTVTGFGTFGTQHRKARMGRNPQTGASIQIAAMNVPTFKAGKGLKDRVRA from the coding sequence ATGACCAAAGACGATTTCGCGGCGAAGCTCGCCTCGCAGGCCGGCTTGAGCAAAGCGAGCGCGCGGGATGTGATCGACTGCATTTTCTCGACGGATCCCGGCACGGGCATCATTGCAGGCGAGCTTGACGCCGGCCGCGACTTCACGGTCACCGGCTTCGGCACGTTCGGAACCCAGCACCGCAAGGCGCGCATGGGTCGGAACCCGCAGACCGGCGCGTCGATTCAGATCGCGGCCATGAACGTCCCCACGTTCAAGGCGGGCAAAGGGCTCAAGGATCGGGTCCGAGCCTAG
- a CDS encoding CopD family protein, whose translation MWFLIGTLSRWALFAGLLVAVGVVAFKLVVLRRFPGFEPEGDDAAGAMPERLAARIGGLAVLLAGAGALGRLAAEVSVFRDPFEPLGAEVRLLVTATSWGRAWLAQIAAVVLSGLAFALAAARGPRAEFGWMAGTAGVVLLAYTPALAGHAAGAEHFVTPAVTAHVFHMVAGGAWLGTLAVIAGVLVLGRHRGIPISKRRIIDWISAFSPLALGSAAVIAVTGLFQAWLHVGTVSALWTEPYGRTLSLKLLVVLGVAGCGAYNWRRAPGRVADAGDPPRLPPTVAVELGAAGLLLLVTAILTGTPPPVH comes from the coding sequence ATGTGGTTCCTGATCGGCACGCTCTCGCGCTGGGCGCTGTTCGCGGGCCTCCTCGTCGCGGTGGGCGTGGTGGCCTTCAAGCTGGTCGTTCTCAGGCGTTTCCCCGGGTTCGAGCCGGAGGGGGACGATGCCGCCGGCGCGATGCCCGAGCGGCTGGCCGCGCGGATCGGGGGGCTTGCCGTACTGCTGGCGGGTGCGGGCGCCCTGGGCCGACTCGCGGCGGAGGTGAGCGTCTTTCGCGATCCGTTCGAACCGCTGGGGGCCGAGGTTCGCCTGCTCGTGACCGCCACTTCCTGGGGTCGGGCGTGGCTCGCGCAGATCGCGGCGGTCGTGCTCTCCGGGCTGGCGTTCGCTCTCGCGGCCGCGCGGGGTCCGCGGGCGGAGTTCGGCTGGATGGCGGGCACGGCGGGGGTGGTCCTCCTCGCGTACACGCCCGCGTTGGCCGGGCACGCGGCCGGCGCCGAACACTTTGTCACTCCGGCGGTTACCGCTCACGTCTTCCACATGGTGGCGGGAGGTGCGTGGCTGGGTACGCTGGCTGTGATAGCGGGAGTCCTGGTTCTGGGACGGCACCGGGGGATTCCGATCTCGAAGCGCCGCATCATTGACTGGATCTCGGCCTTCTCTCCGCTCGCGCTGGGCTCGGCGGCGGTCATCGCGGTCACGGGGCTCTTCCAGGCGTGGCTCCACGTCGGCACGGTCTCGGCGCTCTGGACTGAACCCTACGGCCGGACGTTGAGTCTGAAGCTCCTCGTCGTCCTCGGAGTCGCGGGTTGCGGCGCTTACAACTGGCGCCGCGCTCCCGGCCGGGTCGCGGACGCAGGAGATCCGCCCCGGCTCCCACCGACCGTTGCCGTCGAATTGGGCGCGGCGGGTCTGCTCCTCCTCGTCACGGCCATCCTCACCGGTACGCCACCCCCGGTCCATTGA
- a CDS encoding aspartate aminotransferase family protein has translation MTATTNPATTNPATSTPAGTATAQWQDLDRRHHVHPFIDPRIVAEKGTRVIVGAEGRHLIDSDGRRILDGMGGLWCVNLGYGREELARAAYDQMVELPYYNTFFRSAPPATIELSRVLAELTPGPIAHTFFSSSGSEANDTIVRLVRRYWDLRGKPAKKTFISRTYAYHGSTMAAASLGGFEAMHAMGDLPLPGFEHVMPPYWFAMGAPGETPEETGARAARAVEEKIAELGADRVAAFIGEPVIGAGGVIVPPDNYWPEIQRICRENDVLIVCDEVITGFGRTGEWFGAQKFGIEADLMTIAKGLTSGYLPMSAVLMTDAVYGVLAEGGVIPHGYTYSGHPVAAAVALENLRLMKEEGVVDRVREDTGPYFQARLRELNDHPLVGEVRGVGLVASVELSKDRATRELFEPMGQVGALCHEHLYDEGVVFRAMRDVMCTSPPLTITRDEIDELVTKARAGIDRTARDLGMM, from the coding sequence GTGACCGCCACGACGAACCCCGCTACGACGAACCCTGCTACGTCGACCCCCGCCGGAACGGCCACGGCTCAGTGGCAGGACCTCGACCGACGCCATCACGTGCACCCGTTCATCGACCCCCGGATCGTGGCCGAGAAGGGGACGCGCGTGATCGTGGGCGCGGAGGGCCGCCACCTCATCGACTCCGATGGCCGGCGCATCCTCGACGGCATGGGCGGCCTGTGGTGCGTGAACCTCGGCTACGGGCGCGAGGAACTCGCGAGGGCGGCGTACGACCAGATGGTCGAACTGCCCTACTACAACACGTTCTTCCGTTCCGCGCCGCCGGCCACGATCGAGCTGTCGCGGGTGCTCGCGGAACTCACGCCCGGCCCGATCGCGCACACCTTCTTCTCGAGTTCGGGTTCCGAGGCGAACGACACCATCGTCCGGCTCGTCCGCCGGTACTGGGATCTCCGCGGAAAACCCGCCAAGAAGACGTTCATCAGTCGGACCTACGCGTATCACGGCAGCACGATGGCCGCCGCCAGCCTGGGCGGCTTCGAGGCCATGCACGCCATGGGCGACCTGCCGCTGCCCGGCTTCGAGCACGTCATGCCCCCTTACTGGTTCGCCATGGGGGCGCCCGGCGAGACGCCGGAGGAGACCGGCGCGCGGGCGGCGCGGGCGGTGGAGGAGAAGATCGCGGAACTCGGCGCGGACCGCGTGGCGGCGTTCATCGGCGAGCCCGTCATCGGCGCCGGAGGCGTCATCGTGCCGCCGGACAACTACTGGCCCGAGATCCAGCGCATCTGCCGCGAGAACGACGTGCTCATCGTCTGCGACGAGGTCATCACCGGCTTCGGCCGCACCGGGGAGTGGTTCGGCGCGCAGAAGTTCGGCATCGAGGCCGACCTGATGACGATCGCCAAGGGACTCACCTCCGGCTACCTGCCGATGTCCGCCGTGCTCATGACCGACGCGGTATACGGCGTTCTGGCCGAGGGGGGAGTGATCCCGCACGGATACACCTATTCGGGCCATCCGGTCGCGGCCGCCGTCGCCCTGGAGAACCTCCGGCTTATGAAGGAGGAGGGCGTCGTCGACCGGGTGAGAGAGGACACCGGACCCTACTTCCAGGCGCGGCTGAGGGAGTTGAACGATCACCCGCTCGTGGGCGAGGTGCGCGGCGTCGGACTCGTGGCCAGCGTCGAACTCTCGAAGGACAGGGCGACCCGGGAACTGTTCGAGCCCATGGGCCAGGTGGGGGCGCTCTGTCACGAGCACCTCTACGACGAGGGGGTCGTGTTCCGCGCCATGCGCGACGTCATGTGCACGAGTCCGCCGCTCACGATCACGCGCGACGAAATCGACGAACTCGTGACGAAGGCCCGCGCGGGCATCGACCGGACGGCGCGGGACCTCGGCATGATGTAG
- a CDS encoding carboxylate-amine ligase, with the protein MKAPSLTLGIEEEYQVVHPETGELTSFITEILEGDEETREQIHPELHQACVETASEVCRDVAEAREEVVRMRRLVSGTVAEKGLAIVAAGTHPFSTWEQQDITPLDRYVGLREDLQQVAERNLIFGTHIHVGIEDRDFMVDAMNVSRYFLPHLLALSTSSPFWEGSKTGLHSYRSIIWRNFPRTGIPMSFGSWNEYEHFIETMVRSNTIADSSKIWWDVRPNHKFPTLEFRVCDMCTRVEEVVCIAAIFQGIVAKLWKLRRDNLTFRQYPEVLLAENKWRAARYGLTGKLIDFGRQTEHPAADLIIEIVEWFLDDVVDELGTRAEVEYALRILREGSSSQRQLAVYEETGDTRAVVRHLMAETLEGV; encoded by the coding sequence ATGAAAGCGCCTTCACTTACGCTCGGGATCGAAGAGGAATACCAGGTCGTCCATCCGGAGACCGGCGAACTCACGTCGTTCATCACCGAGATTCTCGAAGGGGATGAGGAGACGCGCGAGCAGATCCACCCGGAGCTTCACCAGGCCTGCGTGGAGACGGCAAGCGAGGTGTGCCGGGATGTGGCGGAGGCGCGCGAGGAGGTGGTGCGCATGCGCCGCCTCGTCAGCGGCACGGTCGCCGAGAAGGGACTCGCCATCGTGGCCGCGGGGACGCATCCCTTCTCGACCTGGGAGCAGCAGGACATCACGCCGCTCGACCGCTACGTCGGACTGCGGGAGGACCTGCAGCAGGTTGCCGAACGGAACCTGATCTTCGGCACCCACATCCACGTGGGCATCGAGGACCGGGACTTCATGGTCGACGCGATGAACGTCTCGCGGTACTTCCTTCCCCACCTGCTGGCGCTCTCCACGAGTTCCCCGTTCTGGGAGGGGTCGAAGACGGGGCTGCACTCCTACCGCAGCATCATCTGGCGGAATTTCCCGCGCACCGGCATCCCGATGAGTTTCGGAAGCTGGAACGAGTACGAGCACTTCATCGAGACGATGGTCCGCTCGAACACGATCGCGGATTCGAGCAAGATCTGGTGGGACGTCCGTCCCAATCACAAGTTCCCGACACTCGAGTTCCGCGTGTGCGACATGTGCACGCGCGTGGAGGAAGTCGTGTGCATCGCCGCCATCTTCCAGGGGATCGTGGCGAAGCTGTGGAAGCTGCGGCGCGACAACCTCACCTTCCGCCAGTACCCCGAGGTCCTGCTCGCCGAGAACAAGTGGCGCGCGGCCAGATACGGGCTGACCGGAAAGCTCATCGACTTCGGGCGGCAGACCGAGCACCCGGCGGCGGATCTGATCATCGAGATCGTCGAGTGGTTCCTCGATGACGTGGTCGACGAACTCGGCACCCGCGCGGAGGTGGAATACGCGCTCCGGATCCTCCGGGAAGGGTCGAGTTCGCAGCGGCAACTCGCCGTGTACGAAGAGACCGGCGACACGCGGGCCGTGGTCCGGCACCTCATGGCGGAGACGCTCGAAGGCGTCTGA
- a CDS encoding VWA domain-containing protein, producing MTPERVVDLGRRLRGEGVACALSESTTAVAALTHLDAEDVEDVRAGLRAAFCSSAADLEVFERCFPAWWRGARPSSAVENLLSKAASGRGDRPTPGAPSGPDGLAAAREDLVEQATDEGDARERPIGAVYSAAHSLARRSFASIGDEELREVDVWLERLMVRLSTRRSRRLEPGGRRGPIDVRRTLRSLVAHEGELVRLARRRRRHVPPQLVVLCDVSGSMERYSRFLLRFLLGCGRARDIQTFAFSTRLTHLTPWLAGEEIDPALDRLRARGWSSGTRIGECLEAFVTLHGQRMLGRRTLVIILSDGLDQGEVEPLRRAMGWIQRRARRVIWLNPLLESSRYAPEARGMRTALPYVDYFQSGHSLEALRTLPGLLRL from the coding sequence TTGACGCCCGAGCGCGTCGTCGACCTGGGCCGCCGACTGCGCGGCGAAGGCGTGGCGTGCGCGCTGTCGGAGTCCACGACGGCCGTCGCCGCGCTAACGCATCTCGATGCGGAGGACGTGGAGGACGTCCGGGCGGGCCTCCGGGCGGCGTTCTGCTCCAGCGCCGCGGACCTCGAGGTCTTCGAGCGCTGCTTCCCCGCGTGGTGGCGGGGAGCGCGGCCGTCATCCGCCGTCGAGAATCTCCTGTCGAAGGCCGCGTCGGGCCGGGGGGACCGGCCGACGCCCGGCGCGCCTTCCGGACCGGACGGGCTCGCGGCGGCCCGCGAAGACCTGGTGGAGCAGGCGACCGACGAGGGGGACGCCCGGGAGCGTCCGATCGGCGCCGTGTACAGCGCCGCGCACTCGCTCGCGCGGCGTTCCTTCGCCTCGATCGGCGACGAGGAACTGCGCGAGGTCGACGTCTGGCTTGAACGGCTGATGGTACGGCTGTCCACGCGCCGTAGCCGCCGACTCGAGCCGGGCGGCCGCCGCGGGCCGATCGATGTGCGGAGGACGCTGCGGTCGCTCGTCGCGCACGAGGGCGAACTCGTCCGCCTGGCGAGGCGGCGGCGACGACACGTGCCGCCGCAGCTCGTCGTCCTCTGCGACGTGAGCGGTTCGATGGAGCGCTACAGCCGCTTCCTGCTGCGCTTCCTCCTGGGGTGCGGGCGCGCCCGCGACATCCAGACCTTCGCGTTCAGCACGCGTCTCACGCACCTCACGCCCTGGCTGGCCGGCGAAGAGATCGACCCCGCGCTGGACCGCCTGCGGGCCCGCGGCTGGTCGAGCGGGACGCGGATCGGCGAGTGCCTGGAGGCGTTCGTGACCCTGCACGGGCAGCGGATGCTCGGCCGGCGAACGCTCGTCATCATCCTCTCCGACGGACTCGACCAGGGCGAAGTCGAACCGCTGCGGCGCGCCATGGGCTGGATTCAGCGCCGCGCGCGCCGCGTGATCTGGCTCAATCCCCTGCTCGAGAGTTCGCGCTACGCGCCCGAAGCCCGGGGCATGCGCACCGCGCTCCCGTACGTGGACTACTTCCAGTCGGGGCACAGCCTCGAAGCGCTGAGGACGCTCCCGGGGCTGCTCAGGTTGTGA
- a CDS encoding RluA family pseudouridine synthase, protein MSPPESDAEGAGERRRIEIGEDAALDRLDRLLAERLSLSRARVAQLISDGRVTIGGQAVRKRHRPRPGDRIEIELPPPVSTRLEPEDIPVEIRYADDDLAVVEKPAGLVVHPAPGHPGGTLVNALLFHLGGLSSIGGDRRPGVVHRLDKDTSGLMLVARRDEVHRALSAALRRREVERGYVAATWGHLDEERLTVDRPIGRDPRDRKRMAVHEAGRPAVTHFKRLERWNAAELLAVRLATGRTHQIRVHLGSLGHPVVADPIYGPDWERGFGGAGGRWAEALRRRAGRLFLHAAHLAFEHPRTGEALSFASPLPPPLLEAAEWARATS, encoded by the coding sequence GTGAGTCCGCCCGAGTCCGACGCGGAGGGTGCGGGCGAGCGGCGGCGCATCGAGATCGGTGAGGACGCGGCCCTCGACCGGCTCGACCGCCTGTTGGCCGAACGCCTGTCCCTGAGCCGGGCCCGGGTCGCGCAACTCATCTCCGACGGCCGGGTCACCATCGGCGGACAGGCGGTGCGGAAGCGGCATCGGCCGCGGCCTGGAGACCGGATCGAGATCGAACTGCCGCCCCCCGTCTCCACCCGGTTGGAACCCGAAGACATCCCGGTGGAGATCCGATACGCGGACGACGACCTCGCGGTGGTCGAGAAACCGGCCGGCCTCGTCGTCCACCCGGCGCCCGGCCACCCGGGAGGCACGCTCGTGAACGCCCTCCTGTTTCACCTCGGCGGCCTGTCGAGCATCGGGGGCGACCGCCGGCCCGGGGTCGTGCACCGGCTGGACAAGGACACGAGCGGGCTCATGCTCGTCGCGCGCCGGGACGAAGTGCATCGAGCGCTGTCGGCGGCGCTCCGCCGCCGCGAGGTCGAGCGGGGCTACGTCGCCGCGACCTGGGGCCACCTCGACGAGGAGCGCCTCACGGTGGACCGCCCGATCGGGCGCGATCCGCGCGACCGGAAGCGGATGGCCGTGCACGAGGCCGGCCGGCCCGCGGTGACGCACTTCAAGCGCCTCGAACGCTGGAACGCCGCGGAACTGCTCGCCGTGCGGCTCGCCACGGGGAGGACGCACCAGATTCGGGTGCATCTCGGATCGCTCGGGCACCCGGTCGTCGCGGACCCGATTTACGGGCCGGACTGGGAACGGGGGTTCGGTGGCGCCGGGGGGCGCTGGGCGGAGGCGCTCCGGCGCCGGGCCGGGCGACTCTTCCTGCACGCCGCGCACCTCGCGTTCGAGCACCCCCGGACCGGCGAGGCGCTGTCGTTCGCCTCGCCGCTGCCCCCACCGCTCCTGGAGGCCGCGGAATGGGCCCGGGCGACCTCGTGA
- a CDS encoding Zn-dependent hydrolase has translation MGRSRTVTAISELRVNGDRLWGRIEEMSRIGATPAGGVHRLALSEEDRRARDLFRAWAESLGLAVSVDGIGNMFARREGTGVAAGSRPPLVLGSHLDSQPTGGRFDGPLGVLAALEVVETLEEHGVRTARPIEVVNWTNEEGARFPPAMMGSGVFSARFELADALGAADADGTTVSDAIDRIGYRGALPVGGRPIAAALELHIEQGPVLEEEGCEIGVVTGVQGARWFDLSLMGDEAHAGSTPMSRRTDPVAALGRFLVDAYRRVERDFAPHGRLTFGVLAAEPASRNTVPGRVTVSVDLRHPDAPTLDDMEDALREAATDACLERGAAWRLDDVWRSPPVRFSGRCIDAVRAAADLCGYSSMPLMAGAGHDSVHTNDVAPTGMIFVPCEGGISHNEAENITPAQAEAGANVLLQAALRLLDPPPADMLSAPTNQV, from the coding sequence GTGGGCCGGTCCCGAACCGTGACCGCGATCTCGGAACTCCGGGTGAACGGAGACCGGCTGTGGGGACGCATCGAGGAGATGTCGCGCATCGGAGCGACGCCGGCCGGGGGCGTCCACCGCCTGGCCCTGAGCGAGGAGGACCGTCGGGCGCGCGACCTCTTCCGGGCGTGGGCCGAATCGCTGGGCCTTGCCGTGTCGGTCGACGGGATCGGCAACATGTTCGCCCGCCGGGAAGGAACGGGTGTTGCCGCCGGGAGCCGGCCCCCTCTCGTGCTCGGGAGCCACCTCGACAGCCAGCCGACGGGCGGACGGTTCGACGGGCCGCTCGGCGTGCTCGCGGCGCTGGAGGTCGTGGAAACGCTCGAGGAGCACGGAGTGCGGACGGCGCGTCCGATCGAAGTGGTGAACTGGACGAATGAGGAAGGCGCGCGTTTTCCGCCCGCCATGATGGGCTCGGGCGTGTTTTCGGCCCGCTTCGAACTCGCGGACGCCCTCGGCGCGGCGGATGCGGACGGGACGACGGTATCCGACGCCATCGACCGCATCGGCTATCGCGGCGCGCTCCCCGTCGGGGGTCGTCCGATCGCCGCCGCGCTCGAGCTGCATATCGAGCAGGGTCCGGTTCTCGAGGAGGAGGGATGCGAGATCGGCGTGGTGACCGGCGTGCAGGGTGCGCGCTGGTTCGACCTGTCGCTCATGGGTGACGAAGCGCACGCGGGGTCGACGCCGATGTCGCGGCGAACGGATCCGGTGGCGGCGCTTGGGCGGTTCCTCGTCGACGCGTATCGCCGCGTCGAACGCGACTTCGCGCCGCACGGACGCCTGACCTTCGGGGTCCTGGCCGCCGAGCCGGCATCGCGGAACACCGTGCCCGGGCGCGTGACGGTCAGCGTGGACCTCCGGCACCCCGACGCCCCCACCCTCGACGACATGGAAGACGCTCTGCGCGAGGCGGCGACCGACGCCTGTCTCGAACGGGGCGCGGCATGGCGGCTCGACGACGTTTGGCGCTCGCCTCCGGTCCGGTTTTCCGGCCGGTGCATCGACGCGGTTCGCGCGGCGGCGGATCTGTGCGGCTATTCCTCGATGCCGCTCATGGCCGGCGCCGGCCACGACTCCGTGCACACCAACGACGTCGCGCCGACAGGGATGATCTTCGTCCCCTGCGAAGGCGGCATCAGCCACAACGAGGCGGAGAACATCACGCCCGCACAGGCGGAGGCGGGCGCCAACGTCCTCCTCCAGGCGGCGCTCAGGCTCCTGGACCCACCGCCGGCTGATATGTTGTCCGCGCCGACGAACCAAGTGTAG